One genomic segment of Acinetobacter oleivorans DR1 includes these proteins:
- a CDS encoding TusE/DsrC/DsvC family sulfur relay protein: MNLELDQDGHLVDYTIWNPEVAQELAKSLDLELTDWHFEVLAAVRQFYQQFGHSPATRPLIKFLMKTVSPDINNAVLQQQFNTGLVARHLSRLAGVPKPANCL, from the coding sequence ATGAATTTAGAATTAGACCAAGATGGTCATTTGGTTGATTATACAATTTGGAATCCTGAAGTTGCACAAGAGCTTGCCAAATCACTTGATCTTGAACTAACCGATTGGCATTTCGAAGTTTTAGCTGCTGTGCGTCAGTTTTATCAACAGTTTGGGCACTCTCCAGCAACTCGCCCACTCATTAAATTTTTAATGAAAACAGTAAGTCCAGATATTAACAATGCCGTTTTACAGCAACAATTTAATACTGGTTTAGTTGCCCGTCATTTGAGTCGTTTGGCGGGTGTTCCTAAACCAGCAAATTGCTTATAA
- a CDS encoding molybdopterin-dependent oxidoreductase, giving the protein MVEALKQNKTDVTACILCSRNCGLSVEIKDNQFLKIKGDPEHPFSQGYICQKAARLQHYQQHADRLTTPLKRQPDGSFQEVSWDVAIQEIADRLVQIRDNFGGTAFASVGGGGQGNHLGAAYGRQLLLAMKSYYAYNSLAQEKTGDFWLNGRLFGSQACHTTEDVEYADYVLFIGTNPFQAHGIPNARDTLKHIKKDPNRTMVVFDPRVTETAKQADIHVQLKPGTDAFLMSAMIAIIIKENLYDAAFIEQHTQGFEDIKAAFSRVPIEDYIAKADVPVDLIYQVVRDFAKAKRGCVRIDLGIQHTLNTTLNGYLEKLLYLVTGNFGKQGTNNLHTMFIPILSDTDERKPKYRRSVYHKMFPISGFFPPNILPDEILNAGEKRIRAVFVDSCNPLLTYPDTPAYEEAFKALDLLVVVDVAMTETARLADYILPAHTQFEKWEFTGFNLEFPKNGFHLRHPVLVAQTNTLPEAEIYTRLLEAMQVIPKRFPILEKIASVDSKKTAYLPYLSALGLTFARNKKYIPFAASILYRTLGKQLEKSADSVAFLLPLSIQYAVLHTKAVRRAGYKGNPLTLGVRLFEQILKQRSGVVLSQHEYDEIWKLVAYKDKKIRLAIPEMLAELANLKNHQVNVEEFPFILLSGERRSYNANQIYRDPAWRKVDAEGALRIHPEDAKHLNVDAGGQLKCISQHGEIQVTVDFDEGMRKGVVSLPHGYGMRFQGGEPIGPQLNRLISAEHCDPLSKTPYHKYVPIRLEKC; this is encoded by the coding sequence ATGGTTGAAGCGCTGAAGCAAAATAAAACAGATGTGACCGCATGTATTTTGTGTTCTAGAAACTGTGGTTTAAGTGTCGAAATTAAAGATAATCAGTTTCTCAAAATTAAAGGTGATCCCGAACATCCATTTTCTCAAGGCTACATTTGCCAAAAAGCTGCCAGATTACAACACTATCAGCAACACGCAGACCGTTTGACCACACCTTTAAAACGCCAACCAGATGGCTCATTTCAAGAAGTGAGCTGGGATGTGGCCATACAGGAAATTGCTGATCGATTAGTGCAGATTAGAGATAATTTTGGCGGGACTGCTTTTGCTTCTGTTGGGGGCGGTGGTCAAGGTAATCATCTCGGTGCAGCATATGGCCGACAGCTCTTGTTGGCCATGAAAAGTTATTATGCTTATAACTCACTTGCTCAAGAAAAAACGGGTGATTTCTGGCTCAATGGACGTTTGTTCGGTAGTCAGGCTTGTCATACCACAGAAGATGTTGAATATGCCGATTACGTTCTTTTTATTGGAACAAATCCTTTTCAGGCCCATGGCATTCCCAACGCAAGAGACACGCTAAAACATATTAAGAAAGATCCCAACCGAACCATGGTGGTATTCGACCCGCGTGTTACCGAAACAGCCAAACAAGCAGACATTCACGTGCAGCTAAAACCTGGAACAGATGCTTTTTTAATGTCGGCGATGATTGCGATCATTATTAAAGAAAATCTTTATGATGCAGCGTTTATTGAGCAGCACACACAAGGTTTTGAAGACATAAAAGCAGCATTTAGTCGTGTGCCGATTGAAGACTATATTGCCAAAGCAGATGTTCCAGTCGACTTGATTTACCAAGTAGTTCGAGATTTTGCGAAAGCTAAAAGAGGCTGTGTTCGGATTGATTTGGGTATTCAACATACTTTAAATACGACATTAAACGGATATTTAGAAAAACTACTGTACTTAGTGACTGGAAACTTTGGAAAGCAGGGTACCAATAATTTACATACCATGTTTATTCCTATCTTAAGCGATACAGATGAAAGAAAGCCGAAATATAGACGTAGTGTTTATCATAAAATGTTCCCCATTTCTGGGTTCTTTCCGCCTAATATTTTACCCGATGAAATCTTAAACGCAGGGGAAAAGCGAATTCGTGCTGTGTTTGTAGATAGCTGTAATCCGTTATTAACTTATCCAGATACACCAGCTTATGAGGAAGCATTTAAAGCATTAGATTTGTTGGTTGTGGTCGATGTTGCTATGACGGAAACCGCTAGGCTTGCGGACTACATTTTGCCAGCGCATACCCAGTTTGAAAAATGGGAATTTACTGGTTTTAATTTGGAGTTTCCTAAAAATGGTTTTCATCTCAGACATCCTGTATTGGTCGCTCAAACGAATACTTTGCCAGAGGCAGAAATTTATACACGATTACTTGAAGCCATGCAGGTGATTCCAAAACGCTTTCCAATTTTAGAAAAAATAGCTTCAGTTGACTCGAAAAAAACAGCCTATTTACCTTACTTGTCTGCATTAGGGCTGACGTTTGCACGAAATAAAAAATACATTCCTTTTGCAGCCTCAATTCTCTATCGCACTTTAGGTAAACAGTTAGAAAAATCAGCTGATTCAGTTGCTTTTTTATTACCGCTGTCGATTCAATATGCTGTCTTACATACTAAAGCGGTACGCCGTGCAGGTTACAAAGGTAATCCTTTAACTTTAGGCGTTCGGTTATTTGAACAAATTTTAAAGCAACGTTCAGGCGTAGTGTTGTCGCAACACGAATATGACGAAATCTGGAAACTGGTTGCTTATAAAGACAAGAAAATACGTCTTGCTATTCCAGAGATGTTAGCTGAGCTGGCAAATTTAAAAAATCATCAGGTTAATGTTGAAGAATTCCCATTCATACTTTTATCAGGTGAGCGACGTAGCTATAACGCCAATCAAATTTACCGTGATCCAGCTTGGCGAAAAGTAGATGCTGAAGGGGCTTTACGAATTCATCCTGAAGATGCAAAGCACCTAAATGTAGATGCAGGAGGTCAGCTTAAATGTATTTCACAACATGGAGAAATTCAGGTTACTGTAGATTTTGATGAGGGAATGCGAAAAGGGGTAGTTTCACTTCCACATGGTTATGGCATGCGCTTTCAAGGTGGTGAACCCATTGGACCACAATTAAATCGACTGATTTCCGCTGAACATTGTGATCCATTATCTAAAACGCCGTACCATAAATATGTACCCATCCGCTTAGAAAAGTGCTAG
- a CDS encoding MoaD/ThiS family protein: MQQSIQIKIESFGAIEKLLPQNLSLVFPTDILVKDVLDEIVLLHPECTQAMEKCACAIGDNVITRQSALSQPCTLVLLSPVAGG; the protein is encoded by the coding sequence ATGCAGCAATCTATCCAAATTAAAATCGAATCATTTGGTGCAATTGAAAAATTGCTTCCACAAAATCTTTCGTTAGTTTTCCCCACCGATATTTTAGTTAAAGATGTCTTAGATGAAATTGTTTTATTGCATCCAGAATGTACACAGGCCATGGAAAAATGTGCATGCGCTATTGGCGATAATGTCATAACAAGGCAATCAGCTTTAAGTCAGCCATGTACTTTGGTTTTATTATCACCAGTTGCAGGAGGATGA
- the tusD gene encoding sulfurtransferase complex subunit TusD, translated as MSTLLLITSAPTSIHAWHALGLAQALKSKNEDFRVFFYQDGVQVANDFQWVPDDQRNLTHEWQKLAIRLPVCVSAALARGITDAENASRHHLTHHNLAKDFQLVGLGELADAVQSASRLIQF; from the coding sequence ATGAGTACATTACTACTAATTACCTCTGCTCCTACTTCCATTCATGCTTGGCATGCTTTAGGACTTGCTCAGGCACTCAAAAGTAAAAATGAAGACTTTCGTGTATTCTTTTACCAAGATGGCGTGCAGGTTGCTAATGATTTTCAATGGGTTCCTGACGACCAGCGTAATTTAACGCATGAATGGCAAAAGCTTGCGATTCGACTTCCTGTATGTGTGAGTGCTGCCCTCGCTCGTGGTATTACCGATGCAGAAAATGCCAGTCGCCATCACCTTACTCATCACAACCTTGCCAAAGACTTTCAACTGGTCGGGTTAGGTGAACTTGCTGATGCGGTACAGTCAGCATCTCGTCTTATTCAATTTTAA
- a CDS encoding DMT family transporter, translated as MNRFMNGWVNGFIGVAIFAGSLPATRVAVMGFEPGFLTAARAAIAGILGLILILVLKQKKPAKQDWWPLAIVAVGVVIGFPLFTALALQYMNAAHSIVFVSLLPLATAIFAVLRGGEKPNHFFWIFAVLGSAVVFAYMFFLSGDTSLGIGDFYMLMAIIFCGFGYAEGGVLSRKIGGWQVICWALILSLPFMFLLTIFYMPASFQSVSTSALVGLIYVSLFSMLIGFFFWYKGLAQGGIAAISQLQLLQPLMGLGIAAALLHEHVSWSMLVVTAATILCVAAAKKFT; from the coding sequence ATGAATAGGTTTATGAATGGCTGGGTGAATGGTTTTATTGGCGTGGCTATTTTTGCGGGGTCACTACCAGCGACACGTGTAGCGGTAATGGGGTTTGAACCGGGCTTTCTAACCGCAGCACGAGCTGCGATAGCAGGTATTTTGGGGCTTATTCTTATATTAGTTTTAAAACAAAAGAAACCAGCCAAACAAGATTGGTGGCCTCTAGCCATTGTTGCTGTGGGGGTGGTGATCGGTTTCCCATTGTTTACAGCACTTGCTTTGCAATATATGAATGCAGCCCATTCAATTGTATTCGTTAGTCTTTTGCCGCTTGCAACTGCAATATTTGCTGTACTAAGAGGCGGAGAAAAACCGAATCATTTTTTCTGGATATTTGCAGTATTGGGGAGTGCTGTTGTTTTTGCCTATATGTTCTTCCTTTCTGGTGATACATCACTTGGAATAGGGGACTTTTATATGTTGATGGCGATTATTTTTTGTGGCTTTGGCTATGCAGAAGGCGGTGTACTTTCAAGAAAAATAGGCGGGTGGCAAGTCATTTGTTGGGCACTTATTTTGTCTTTACCTTTTATGTTTTTGCTTACCATTTTCTATATGCCAGCTTCATTCCAAAGTGTGTCTACATCAGCTCTAGTCGGCCTTATTTATGTGTCTTTGTTTAGTATGCTCATTGGCTTTTTCTTTTGGTACAAAGGGCTGGCACAAGGCGGTATTGCTGCCATAAGCCAACTACAACTTTTACAGCCTTTAATGGGGCTAGGTATTGCAGCGGCTTTATTGCATGAACATGTGAGCTGGTCAATGTTAGTGGTCACAGCAGCAACTATTTTATGTGTCGCTGCTGCTAAAAAATTTACTTAA
- a CDS encoding aminotransferase-like domain-containing protein: MNQSKTKIEIVISEIEQQIKNRSLLPGARLPSVRKLANDLGFSVSTVVEAYERLIALGKIESRTGSGFYIVGPLAPLSLSELGPKLDRSVDPLWISRQSLEAKADVFKPGCGWLPDDWMPLDSIRKALRTAAKSPDDCLMGYSTPLGLPALRDLLARRAQAKGIEANLNQVLLTDSGTQAIDLVCRFLLKPDDVVLIDDPCYFNFHALLKVHQVKVIGITYTPTGPDLEAFKEAIETYNPRLYITNSGIHNPTGAVLSLSTAHQLLKLIEQSNLIVVEDDIFSDFEYNAAPRLAALDNLSRVIFIGSFSKTLSASIRCGYIIAKPEWIDQLTDLKIATSFSHNGVSAEVLLSALTDGSYRKHIELLKVRLAKAMHDTITKLEPLGIKPWIKPQAGIFVWCHLPEGVEASKIAKYCINHQVILAPGNAFSQAPNAGQFIRFNVTQSNHDHIYKTLADAIQQESS, encoded by the coding sequence GTGAATCAGAGCAAAACAAAAATTGAAATTGTCATTTCAGAAATTGAGCAACAAATAAAAAATCGATCTTTATTGCCGGGAGCACGCTTGCCTTCTGTTCGTAAGTTAGCAAATGATCTGGGATTTTCAGTATCCACTGTTGTAGAGGCGTATGAAAGATTAATTGCTTTAGGCAAAATCGAATCAAGAACTGGATCTGGTTTTTATATCGTTGGTCCGCTCGCACCTTTATCTTTAAGTGAATTAGGCCCTAAATTAGATCGTTCAGTTGATCCATTATGGATTTCACGTCAATCTCTGGAAGCGAAAGCAGATGTTTTTAAGCCTGGTTGCGGTTGGCTACCTGATGACTGGATGCCATTAGACAGTATTCGTAAAGCTTTAAGGACGGCCGCGAAAAGCCCAGATGATTGTTTAATGGGTTATTCAACACCATTGGGATTACCAGCTTTACGTGACTTACTGGCAAGGCGTGCTCAAGCAAAAGGTATAGAGGCGAATCTTAATCAGGTACTTTTAACTGATTCAGGAACTCAAGCGATTGATTTGGTTTGCCGATTTTTATTAAAGCCCGATGATGTTGTTTTGATTGATGATCCTTGTTATTTCAACTTTCATGCATTACTTAAAGTCCATCAAGTCAAAGTTATTGGTATTACCTACACACCAACAGGTCCTGACTTAGAGGCATTTAAAGAAGCAATTGAGACTTACAATCCACGTCTTTATATCACCAACTCAGGAATTCACAATCCAACTGGAGCAGTACTTTCTCTTTCTACAGCACATCAATTATTAAAACTTATTGAACAATCCAATTTGATTGTCGTTGAAGATGATATTTTTTCAGATTTTGAATATAACGCTGCTCCTCGGCTTGCGGCTTTGGATAATCTGTCACGTGTAATTTTTATTGGAAGTTTTTCTAAAACGTTATCAGCATCTATTCGCTGTGGTTATATCATTGCAAAACCAGAATGGATTGATCAGCTCACTGACCTAAAAATTGCCACAAGCTTTTCTCACAATGGCGTGTCTGCTGAAGTTTTATTAAGTGCTTTAACAGATGGATCTTACCGTAAACATATAGAATTATTAAAAGTTCGTTTAGCAAAAGCGATGCACGATACCATTACCAAACTAGAACCTTTGGGCATAAAGCCATGGATTAAGCCTCAAGCGGGAATTTTTGTTTGGTGTCATTTGCCAGAGGGTGTTGAAGCTTCAAAAATTGCAAAATACTGTATTAACCATCAAGTTATTCTTGCACCAGGAAATGCGTTTAGCCAAGCTCCTAATGCTGGTCAATTCATACGTTTTAATGTAACACAGTCAAATCATGACCACATTTATAAGACTCTAGCTGATGCGATTCAACAAGAGTCTTCATAA
- a CDS encoding molybdenum cofactor biosynthesis protein MoaE, with product MRDFARIQEQALSLDTFDPIESFPECGGIDIFMGTVRNHHEGKAVKALKYTSYKPLSEKMIREIELEIEKKYQVSYVRVVHRIGYLDVGETAIIAIAYAAHRREAFQACEEAVERVKHEVPVFKEEFFTDGTSHYVEGCCIRKDAPHEHKHHHHAGHEHSH from the coding sequence ATGCGAGATTTTGCACGTATACAAGAGCAGGCCTTAAGCCTTGATACCTTTGATCCTATTGAATCATTTCCTGAATGCGGTGGAATTGATATTTTTATGGGTACGGTTCGTAACCATCATGAAGGTAAAGCTGTTAAAGCACTGAAATATACCTCGTATAAACCGCTTTCTGAAAAAATGATACGTGAAATTGAACTGGAAATTGAGAAAAAGTATCAGGTATCTTATGTCCGAGTGGTTCATCGGATTGGATATCTAGATGTGGGTGAAACAGCAATCATTGCAATTGCTTATGCAGCCCATCGCCGTGAAGCTTTTCAAGCATGCGAAGAAGCGGTTGAGCGGGTAAAGCATGAAGTGCCTGTCTTTAAAGAAGAGTTCTTTACAGATGGTACAAGTCACTATGTAGAAGGCTGCTGTATTCGTAAGGATGCACCGCACGAACACAAACATCACCATCATGCCGGCCATGAACACTCACACTGA
- the moaCB gene encoding bifunctional molybdenum cofactor biosynthesis protein MoaC/MoaB: MKNVGMKPESYRVAEAQAILYAPPHCIELLRQGNTEKGDALKTARVAGILAAKRTDELIPLCHPLPIYRADVEYELEHDFVKIITVVETIGPTGVEMEALTAASLAGLTIYDMLKPHCEPEELWMDQCKLLKKKGGKSHFKRVLRQSVSAAVIVLSDTVAAGRKPDTAGKSVVETLTEAGFDPIHYQILPDEADTLKNLVLELSKSYACIMTVGGTGIGKRDITVDTLEPLLERKLDGLMEAARSFGQKRTPYAAMSRGVAGFIDRSLVVTLPGSRGGASESMAAILPALVHIFDVCRDLPHPGGYE, translated from the coding sequence ATGAAAAACGTAGGAATGAAGCCGGAAAGTTATCGTGTTGCTGAAGCACAAGCAATTTTATATGCACCACCGCACTGTATTGAGTTATTAAGACAAGGAAATACTGAAAAAGGGGATGCATTAAAAACTGCACGTGTTGCAGGAATTTTGGCAGCAAAACGAACTGATGAGCTGATTCCTTTGTGTCATCCACTGCCGATTTATCGTGCAGATGTTGAATATGAATTAGAACATGATTTTGTAAAGATTATTACCGTGGTTGAAACCATTGGTCCGACTGGCGTAGAAATGGAAGCCTTAACGGCTGCAAGTCTTGCAGGCTTAACCATTTACGACATGTTAAAACCGCATTGTGAACCAGAAGAGCTCTGGATGGATCAATGTAAATTGCTTAAGAAAAAAGGTGGAAAATCACACTTTAAGCGCGTTCTTCGTCAGTCTGTTTCGGCTGCTGTTATTGTGCTGTCCGATACTGTCGCAGCTGGCAGAAAGCCCGATACTGCCGGAAAATCTGTGGTTGAAACTTTAACCGAGGCAGGATTCGATCCGATTCACTACCAGATTTTGCCAGATGAGGCAGATACTTTAAAAAACTTAGTGCTTGAGCTGAGCAAATCATATGCTTGCATTATGACCGTCGGCGGTACGGGAATTGGTAAGCGTGACATTACGGTTGATACGCTAGAGCCACTTCTTGAGCGTAAGCTAGATGGCTTAATGGAAGCTGCGCGTTCATTTGGACAAAAACGCACGCCATATGCTGCAATGTCGCGTGGAGTGGCTGGTTTTATTGATCGTTCACTGGTGGTGACTTTACCGGGAAGCCGTGGTGGAGCAAGTGAATCAATGGCTGCTATTTTACCTGCATTAGTCCATATTTTTGATGTTTGCCGTGATTTACCACATCCAGGAGGCTATGAATAA
- the moaA gene encoding GTP 3',8-cyclase MoaA: MQIMKQYHSETAPMLLQDQYGRIKRKLRISVTDRCNFKCVYCMPEHPEWLNKQDLLSFEALFQFCRFMVQQGIESIRITGGEPLMRQGIVHFVRDLQALKALGLKRISMTTNGHYLAKYAKQLKDAGLDDLNISLDSLDSIQFKELTKKKLEPVLEGIQAAKDAGLPFKINCVLMKDKNDDQILPMVRWSIANHIPLRFIEFMPLDGDALWSNKDVVSEAEILQALQPYYSVQVIEQQHEPARQYLLNNSYALGIISTITHSFCHQCDRIRLTAQGELYNCLFAQQGLNIKPQLEALLRAQNSTDHMLHSQHLKDQVMPYIWHKAKGFHALQHQQTRKISMHMLGG; the protein is encoded by the coding sequence GTGCAAATAATGAAACAATATCACTCTGAAACTGCGCCAATGCTTTTGCAAGACCAATATGGGCGTATCAAGCGAAAGTTACGAATTTCGGTAACTGATCGCTGTAATTTTAAGTGTGTATATTGCATGCCTGAACATCCTGAATGGTTAAATAAACAAGACTTGCTTAGTTTTGAGGCACTCTTTCAGTTTTGTCGTTTTATGGTGCAACAAGGCATTGAAAGCATCCGTATTACAGGCGGCGAACCATTAATGCGTCAAGGCATTGTTCATTTCGTTCGTGATTTACAAGCTTTAAAAGCATTAGGTCTAAAACGCATTTCAATGACTACCAATGGACATTATCTTGCTAAATACGCTAAGCAGTTAAAAGATGCTGGTTTAGATGATTTAAACATTAGTTTAGATAGTCTTGATTCAATTCAATTTAAAGAACTCACCAAGAAAAAATTAGAACCAGTTCTTGAGGGTATTCAAGCTGCGAAAGATGCAGGACTACCCTTTAAAATTAACTGCGTGTTAATGAAAGATAAAAATGACGATCAAATCTTACCCATGGTGAGGTGGTCAATCGCCAATCATATTCCGCTACGTTTTATTGAGTTTATGCCGCTTGATGGTGATGCACTCTGGTCAAATAAAGATGTGGTGAGTGAAGCTGAAATTTTACAGGCATTGCAACCGTATTATTCGGTACAAGTCATTGAGCAACAACATGAGCCAGCACGTCAATATCTGCTTAACAATAGCTACGCTCTAGGCATCATTTCTACCATTACTCATTCATTTTGCCACCAATGTGACCGTATACGACTAACGGCGCAAGGTGAGCTATATAACTGTCTCTTTGCTCAGCAGGGTTTAAATATTAAGCCGCAGCTTGAAGCACTATTACGCGCACAGAACTCAACCGATCATATGCTGCATAGTCAGCACTTAAAAGATCAAGTTATGCCGTATATCTGGCACAAAGCCAAAGGCTTTCATGCCTTACAACATCAACAAACCCGTAAAATCAGTATGCATATGCTTGGGGGATAA
- a CDS encoding winged helix-turn-helix transcriptional regulator: MKWDDIGDQPCSVARMLSVIGDRWTMLILRNAFMGIRRFDDFQKSLGVTRHVLSDRLKRLVEYEILAKAPYFDRQERFEYRLTDKGFELYPIILSMANWADKWMDQGLGKPLEYRHKTCGHKFEPVMVCSVCHEPLHAKQVQVSAGPGYFAYIEQKQKQA; this comes from the coding sequence ATGAAATGGGATGACATCGGTGATCAACCTTGTTCGGTTGCTCGTATGCTATCAGTGATTGGCGATCGATGGACGATGCTAATATTACGTAATGCTTTTATGGGAATACGCCGTTTTGACGATTTTCAAAAATCATTAGGTGTAACTCGTCATGTCCTTTCAGATCGTTTAAAGCGTTTGGTTGAATATGAAATTTTAGCCAAAGCTCCTTATTTTGATCGTCAAGAACGCTTTGAATATCGCCTCACTGATAAGGGTTTTGAACTTTATCCAATTATTTTATCGATGGCGAATTGGGCAGATAAATGGATGGATCAAGGTTTAGGCAAACCTTTAGAGTATCGTCATAAAACTTGTGGCCATAAGTTCGAACCAGTTATGGTGTGTTCAGTCTGCCATGAACCTTTACATGCAAAACAAGTGCAAGTTTCAGCTGGGCCAGGCTATTTTGCATATATAGAACAAAAACAGAAACAAGCTTAA
- a CDS encoding molybdopterin molybdotransferase MoeA, whose amino-acid sequence MSGCGAERGLISVDEAIELISNRPKKLGSIQQVLQNSLSRYLAKEIYSEINLPSFSQSAVDGYALCSHAEDLNNQKFQVTGEIRAGSESHDFLSEGQAIRIFTGGKIPEGTTHVARQEIVEVVSAQEISLTEHIRPQADIRFTGEEIQNGQLLAQVGQFLNIGSLAALSMAGVQTVDVYRAPKVAVLVTGDEVAEKAEDLAEGKIFDANGPLLKAWFEDYGLEIELIHVADEAAQVTHYFNDLKDSHDVIITTGGVSVGDYDFVRPCAFEAGFEQIFWKVKQKPGKPLFFAEYSHTEKDHHCYLLGLPGNPAAVYVSMQVYGKALLDTLQGNQAGPEWFSAILDHDLKDDARERFLRMHAYFDNGQLKVKSLAKQQSHMLSNLMQANCLVRIPASVKLEAGHILKGIFISN is encoded by the coding sequence ATGTCAGGTTGTGGTGCAGAACGTGGGTTGATTAGCGTAGATGAAGCAATTGAGCTGATTAGTAACCGACCTAAAAAATTAGGCTCAATTCAGCAAGTTCTTCAAAATAGCCTAAGTAGATATCTTGCTAAAGAAATTTATTCAGAAATTAATTTGCCAAGCTTCTCTCAAAGTGCTGTAGATGGTTACGCACTTTGTAGCCACGCAGAAGATTTAAATAATCAAAAGTTTCAGGTTACTGGCGAGATTCGCGCCGGAAGCGAAAGTCATGACTTTCTGAGTGAAGGACAGGCAATTCGTATATTTACTGGTGGCAAAATTCCTGAAGGCACAACGCATGTTGCGAGGCAAGAAATCGTAGAGGTCGTGTCAGCACAAGAAATTTCGTTAACTGAACATATTCGCCCTCAAGCTGATATCCGTTTTACGGGCGAAGAAATCCAGAACGGACAGTTGCTTGCCCAAGTTGGACAGTTTTTAAATATTGGAAGCTTGGCTGCCTTAAGTATGGCGGGTGTACAAACGGTTGACGTTTATCGTGCGCCGAAAGTTGCTGTTTTAGTTACTGGTGATGAAGTTGCCGAAAAAGCAGAAGATCTTGCAGAAGGTAAAATCTTTGATGCAAATGGTCCATTACTAAAAGCTTGGTTTGAAGATTATGGCTTAGAGATTGAACTCATTCATGTGGCAGATGAGGCGGCGCAAGTCACGCATTACTTTAATGATTTAAAAGATAGTCATGATGTCATCATAACCACAGGCGGAGTGTCAGTAGGTGATTATGACTTTGTTCGGCCATGCGCTTTTGAGGCTGGCTTTGAACAGATCTTTTGGAAAGTAAAACAAAAGCCAGGTAAGCCACTTTTTTTTGCTGAATATTCTCACACGGAAAAAGATCACCATTGTTATTTGTTGGGGTTACCGGGTAATCCAGCTGCGGTCTATGTATCAATGCAAGTTTACGGTAAAGCATTGCTCGACACTTTGCAGGGAAATCAAGCAGGGCCGGAGTGGTTTAGTGCAATTTTAGATCATGATTTAAAAGACGATGCGCGTGAACGTTTTCTACGGATGCATGCTTATTTTGACAATGGACAACTTAAAGTTAAAAGTCTGGCAAAACAACAATCACACATGCTCAGTAATTTAATGCAGGCCAATTGTCTAGTGCGAATTCCAGCAAGTGTAAAACTAGAAGCAGGTCATATTTTGAAGGGTATATTCATCTCAAATTAA